The following is a genomic window from Pecten maximus chromosome 19, xPecMax1.1, whole genome shotgun sequence.
GTACACCAACCCATCTATTATATTGCTAGCTTGTCTAGAGTGACCTCCCCTTGTCATCGATTTGTCcatatttagaaaataataaataacatcCGAATCAGGTGACTGTAAATGTAAGGTAATGTGACACGTGGTACAAAGGTTGACTTGATCCTTTAtcgtcattttttttaatcagtCTATAGCTGGACATGACAGTATGTTACTGCTTATCTGAGGTATTGGTTGTTATAAATACACgatatataattgtttattattttgcttgaatgtggtatatatataatgtctccatgtcacagtaaggtagtatacagcctttagtctccatgtcacaataaggttatatacagccttaagtctccatgtcacattAAGATAGTATACAGCCTCAAGTCTCTATGTCACAATAAGGTAGTGTACAACCTTAAGTctctatgtcacagtaaggtagtatacagccttaagtctctatgtcacagtaaggtagtatACAGCCTTACGTctctatgtcacagtaaggtaacagaCAGCCTcaagtctccatgtcacattaaggttatatacagccttaagtctctatTTCACAGTAAGGTAGTATACGGCCTTAAGTGtctatgtcacagtaaggtagtatacagccttaagtctctatGTCAGAGTAAGGTAGTATACGGCCTTAAGTctctatgtcacagtaaggtagtatACAGCCTTAAATTTCCGTGTCACAGTACGGTAGTATTCACTCTTTTGTCCCCACGTCACGTTAAGATAGTATACAGCCTCAAGTATCCAAGTCTCAGTAAGTACAGCTTAAAAACTTTTTGTCTCATTAAGATAACATATAGCCTTAAGTCCTTCATATCACATTTAAGTAACATACATCCGGATTACTCTATAGCAAAATTAGGTAGTATACGACCTTAACTCTTCATGTAATTGTAACGCAAGATGCAGCTTCAAGTCTCCATATCAGAGTAAGTCACAGTACAGATTTACATATGTAACTAATTTTAGGtaacctgagacaaagtctaaAGTGACATTTTGGAATTGCCTTTTTGTCCGTCGTCCTGATCGCCGTCCGTCAAGCGTCAACTTTTCATCTTAAACAACTTCTTTATAtacattcaagatcacagtGATCACAGTGATCAATTATGCTTGAATGTTTGAACGACTTCTTTTCAAGAGCCAAGAGGCCAAGAGAACACTTGAGATCAGTCCTGTAGCATGCAAGGGTGAGGGACTacttaatttattcaaataaatgactttgtcGGCCTACGTTCAAGCTCATTGGGATGAAATAGGTCAAAagtttaaacgacttcttcccAAGAACAAAGAGGGTTATAGACCTTATGTTGATTTTATCGCATTAGGCTAGATAGCTACCAttagtttgttcaaattgttcaaattaatgactttGACATACATTCAAGGTGACTGCCGTCAAATAGGCTAAACTTTTCAAACATCCCACTGGTCGAATTtcagaagaagtttgaaataggtgttgttcaggaaaaccatgattgcacaagCATGTTACAAAttggccgccgtggctgccataTCAAAGcttttacgaggccaaaaaataacaaccctTTGTTGGCTCTCATTTCTTATCAATATGGCACCAGTAGCAAAActggaaaagaagtttaaaatgtgtttttcaagatggctgctatGGCGGCAATCTTGGATTTCCGACCGACCCAAttaataacaacacttggtcagaaccatctaaggatcatttctggtaagtaagagctgaatcccactggtagaatttCAGAacaagtttgaaataggtgttgttcaggaaaaccatgattgcgaAATCATGCTACAAAATGGCCACTGTGGCtgcaatgtcaaagtttttacgaagcagaaaaataacaacactttgttgatTCCCCTCCCTAAACATCCTCActaatttccagctcaatggcacaagtggaacttgagaagaaatttaaaatgtgtttttcaagctggcggctatggcggccattttggattacagatcgacccgaaaaataacaacagttggtcaggaccatctcaggatcatttctggcaagtttcagctcaatcccactggtggaacttgagaagaagtttaaaatgtgtttttcaagatggcgactaaggcggtcatcttggatttccgATTggcccaaaaaataacaacacttggtagggatcatctcaggatcatagataaaagagcagaaactTTTAATGTGtagttttaaatgatttttgaattttggtgGGAAAAAAATTTGccttaatttttttcaaagtgaCATATCTGTCATTTTTCATCTGATGATCAAAAAACTTACACATTCTGTTTTAGTGGATCATTTTCTTTCATAGAACAAAAAAAGTATACCCTTTTTGAGAGTTTTAtttttgacctacttttgaccCAGATAACAGGGGCCGCGGTTAAGGttaagtggttaaggtgtcccgacactttatcactagccctcaacatctgggttgcgagttcgaaacctacgtgggacagttgccaggtactgaccgtaggccggtggtttttctccgggtactccggctttcctccaccttgaaaacctggcacgtccttaaatgaccctggctgttaataggacgttaaacaaaaaacaaacaaaccaaaccttaagAACCTTCCATCCATGAAGAGTAGAGTATACCATGCTGCCATATCTGGGTCttgaaaagatttttgaaatatcagacAATTTGACCacttttggtcccgcccctcaagcccctAGGGgtagggaccatataatttacaagtTTGGTCGACCTTAAGCCAaggaaggtttctgcaaaatttcaatATAGTTCAGCAGTTTTTGAGAAGtagaaaatgttaaatgttaacTAACGTCGACAAGCAACGACGAACGAAAGCGGATTGGAGCTTtgctcaggtgacctaaaaattcaAGTTAAGCATGTAGATTCAGGACATaacaatcaaaatataaaaaattgtttattgATGAATTTTAATCAACATTGCACTTACTTCATTAATAACAATACAGATACGTAACATTTATCAACTGATACATGTTTCGTATTCCAAAGTTTTCGAAATCTGTTCACATTTACTAAATTTGAAATGTGCTACACCTAATGTGTCGACTGTCCAAAAGCACATTTGTCTACAACACAAATTGTTTCAGTAACATAAAGCTCTGGAATGTAGGCCCTGCAAACGGTTCTCCATAGCAGAATACATTAATTCAAGCTCTTCACAATAAAAGTAGGCCATTTTGTGATGAAACAAAGGCATTTGATTAGTCCTAACAGTCGACAAAGATGCCGTCCACGGAATATAAAACATCTGACATaggtaatgataatgtaaaagCACTTGACATATCATGAATGTTTGGAAAATTagtaaacataattaaaaaccTGATTTTTTTCGTATGTAGTACTTTACAGCTTGAAGTGGAGAAGTCAGCCATATATTTTTGCCCAGAATGCATTATGTTGACAATCAATCTTACTTTTGGACAAAGAAGAAATAAATCTATAACTACTAAAAAAATATCGTGGCCTAAATCCTTTAAAGAGGAGTAGAAAGTTTGAAGAACAAGTAAAAGCATTGCTTACGATGATGGCCTTTAGGTCATCATAACCATTAGGATCAGATGACCTAAACAtacatatcaacaaaaatatctCTCAAAACTTATATTAACATATTGTCTGTAAATCAATTCTCaaaaaatattggaaaaaaaacaatatatgataaacaagaggcctaataggcctgtatcactcacctggctctacaacaactttgaagttgatttaaGATACTATACTGATAACCACATTTAATATCAAGAGTAGGCTAGATTTATTCTTTTCTAGTCCCTGCATTCCaacatactattggcctaatatcaaggTCTCTTTGCTAGGCATTGCTAGAAGAATTTAtcctatttgacctatgtgatcttgaatgaaggtcaaattGGCATTCACTTCAGTATGCTACAGGctaaatatcaagtccctgggcctcttacTTATTCAGAAGTCATTTGTAGATTTACCGAAGCCgttttgatccctgtgaccttgaatgaaggtcaatgtcatctGTTGGAATAATCTAGGTAGTCCTTCATATCAGCATGCTACAACACTCATATTGGTGGGTCTGTGGGCATGTTTGCTATCGAGAAGGCATTTAAAGACTTAAGCTTATAAATACATAAGCAACAGTCCATACATAAACCAGACATATGTGAAAACATACTATCTCACATTTTTATCTGTATTATCAAGTGTAATaatgttttgtgtgtgttgatTGGGGAGTTTTGGGTTCGAGATTTCCTTTTTTATGTTGGGCATCATGTTACACAAGTTagtgtacagtaatgtgaatatttagtgcttttattttgtaaacacttGTACCAGATGATCATACAAAGGGTTTCTCGTGTACTTCCTCCATTCCTTCGCCAGGTCTAGAACAGAATTACCGTCATTAGAAAGTAAGGTCGTGATGTCATACTTACCTCCTGTTGTCTCTAGGTACTGTTTAACGTGACGTTCACAATCAGTGAACCAGTCTACATCTGTTGTACCCCAGGCTATGTGATGTAGACAGTGATACCCGAgattatctacagctgtagttagtgctggatACAACCtacacagctctaaactaagctccctgtgcCCCCTCATACAactataatgtaaaactgttcTTCTGTCATTACCTACAGCTGTGATTAGCGCTGGGAAGGACTTACACAGGTATAAACTAAGTTCGCTGTGTCCCCCACTACAACTATAATGTAATACGGTCTTCCCCCAGCTATCTACAGTTGTGGTTAGTGTTGGAAAGTacttacacagctctaaactaagctccTTGCGTCCAACCATGCAACTCCAATGCAATACTGTCATACTTTGGTTATCTACAGCTGTGATTAGTGCTGGGAAGGacttacacagctctaaactaagctccTTGTGTCCACACAGACAACTAACATGTAATACTGTCCATCCTGACTTGTCCACTAACTGTGATATGTACTGTCCACACACACAACTCCTATGTACCACACGACCATCTTCTGACTCACACTTATGTTGTACATCCTCAACTTTACATAAGGTTTTTAGTACGATTCTCTCCACTGTCTGAAATATATCATAGTTTCCTGTCTGTGCCACAAGATGGAGCGTGCTTCGTCCCTTGTAATCAGTATCATGTACCAAGTCTGGATAGGTGTCACATAATATGGTCACCATCTCTTTTCTCTCAAACAAACACGCCTCGTGTAGGACATTGATATTGTCAGCATTACGTGATGATCGTGACTCACGTGCCCTCGCTGTAGGAATGACGTCATACTTCAGTAGTTGACGCAGTAGTTGTACACTCCCACCCTTCACTACATTAAACAGTGTCTCCTTGTCAGGTGTGACACCCACAGAAAGGAGATATGAGACACGATCTTCTGAACCAGTAGAGCATGCTCCATTTAACAACTGACATTTTATCAGGTGACATAAGTTTTGGTCATCGTTCTGACCATTTAGCCATCTGATAAATCCCTGTAGAAAAAGGATGTGTGTCCATACGTCTAATGTAGCTAAATATTCACACTCactaaaatacatgtacctttgaAAAACAACAGATTTAAACTCTGTCACTGTACGTTTATACATTGCATTGGTTTGAGAATCAGACGAGATAACTATCCTGTTTGGGGTGTTTTTTGTTGTAGTTACATAACTGAGGAACTTTCTGGGGCAATTCTGGATGTAGCCAATGGGAGTTTTCTCTCCATACAAAAGTGCCACTGTTTCCTCAATGGAGTCGTGGTTGAATTTGTAACAAGGATAATAGTTTCCAAAAGGAAAATGTTCTCCAAATATTTCTCTATGTGCAGAATCTTGTGTAGACTCTTTTTTCACTAACCAACCCAACAAACACTCTAACGACTCCTTTACAAATTCAGCTTTCCTCGTTGTTTGGTGAACAAACTCAGGTGTTGGGTTAACTTTGACTACATCAAAAGCAAATGCTGCTTTCATTTTTTCActttcatcaatattttcaatGGAAGGGTCTAAATCATGTTCCATTACCAAGCCGCCATTGAGGAACAGATACAGCAGACCATAAAATTTCCCGTCTTCTAATTTTGATAaagacattttgaaataatgaaaagGTCTTTCAAAGAATTTGACTCTCTGTGTTTGTAAACTAGGTGTGTCCCTAAATAGTCTACAACACTGCGGAAACCCTATGTCTGGAGCCGAGGACACAATCTGTGTCTCCTCATCATTTTTCCATTTAAAATCTTTCGGTTCATACAACCTTAACAACTCA
Proteins encoded in this region:
- the LOC117317979 gene encoding uncharacterized protein LOC117317979, whose product is MKAIFLVSLVLVTYGVQTVLSDSENGSSLPDLTSNGWALVVCTVAVIIFGWLWCRFTDEPTVEIENKYYTVEVGQQAELRCSVLGAFPFIKSVTWEHTSPGGQPVQLDLDLPEYTRSKPDHLIINKTVKSDEGEYVCTVSSWYGKRRSTTTKLTLVEASTSSCVYKPATTAKYPSTKETTNYARICRLVVDVIPDVFRQLLIARLPVSGLTSVLINQRDQIFNLLNNQQKKIIYPRGGMFQGTAKDFDISLLYILLRNLGNIQPHRKGWGQVPDKADRSLSANIDRLRIQRNEAYGHAKSACLSDVDFQARWTDIRQSIKDLQNGGHITGKFVAAVNNIETMRMDPSTESNFIALVKEMEGEISDFKERQDKMTTDMDNLKGTVDVVSGDVGVARRDIDAVKKDVSDMKQTSSKTGGRDPKLTAMIDTTKSTIQTVKESYQFISTKSLKDAHQTLLENNIVVVQGNTGDGKSSIALELLHLLCCDEEGQQKQCRQPLQLHNIKDLDLVAPKSQLVIHFDDILGKNVVCHEEVKEWEKREKEIIAKLCGNEREANYLVITIRSGILNSLNGFEKLFTKQNIIDLRQYKDKHEKLELLRLYEPKDFKWKNDEETQIVSSAPDIGFPQCCRLFRDTPSLQTQRVKFFERPFHYFKMSLSKLEDGKFYGLLYLFLNGGLVMEHDLDPSIENIDESEKMKAAFAFDVVKVNPTPEFVHQTTRKAEFVKESLECLLGWLVKKESTQDSAHREIFGEHFPFGNYYPCYKFNHDSIEETVALLYGEKTPIGYIQNCPRKFLSYVTTTKNTPNRIVISSDSQTNAMYKRTVTEFKSVVFQRYMYFSECEYLATLDVWTHILFLQGFIRWLNGQNDDQNLCHLIKCQLLNGACSTGSEDRVSYLLSVGVTPDKETLFNVVKGGSVQLLRQLLKYDVIPTARARESRSSRNADNINVLHEACLFERKEMVTILCDTYPDLVHDTDYKGRSTLHLVAQTGNYDIFQTVERIVLKTLCKVEDVQHKCESEDGRVVHRSCVCGQYISQLVDKSGWTVLHVSCLCGHKELSLELCKSFPALITAVDNQSMTVLHWSCMVGRKELSLELCKYFPTLTTTVDSWGKTVLHYSCSGGHSELSLYLCKSFPALITAVGNDRRTVLHYSCMRGHRELSLELCRLYPALTTAVDNLGYHCLHHIAWGTTDVDWFTDCERHVKQYLETTGGKYDITTLLSNDGNSVLDLAKEWRKYTRNPLYDHLVQVFTK